One Phocaeicola dorei genomic region harbors:
- a CDS encoding RagB/SusD family nutrient uptake outer membrane protein: protein MKKIYLSIVAAVSLMFVSCTADWLNTDPSTAVPSDDAIKNIDDAQVALNGIYRLASAHSYYGDNYLYYADCRGEDVQARINKGAGRRVSPYYFFDVTADDNFNITLVWNQPYKVIHQANSLIEKLDAGNAGNAKPEEVARIKSEALAMRGLALFDLTRLFGMPYTLDNGASLGVPIEIQTTLEDHAPERNTVAQCYEQVLKDLNDALGGLTKEKHDAYMNYWSVKALLSRVYLYMNDNENALKCAEEVINDNGGIYRLFTHDEYPSVWGKDFNSESLFEFYFTMSEPSGGSGGEGAPMVYADNVKDWNNLILTKAYLDLLNEDPEDVRHVFPHLPENAVADTLPVAAKGQPKYLIKYPGKSGSVTDAVSTVNPQDNDLCILRLSEVYLNAAEAAFKIGNTEKALTYLNAIVTRANPAKSVTSADLSLERILKERRKELVGEGHAFFDYMRNGKSVDRSGGWHLTMPEDARVITPSDPRVALPIPQTEIDANPNIVQNPR, encoded by the coding sequence ATGAAAAAAATATATTTATCGATTGTTGCGGCTGTATCATTGATGTTTGTTTCGTGTACTGCTGATTGGCTGAATACAGATCCTTCTACGGCAGTTCCTAGTGATGATGCCATTAAAAATATAGATGATGCACAGGTGGCATTGAATGGTATATACCGATTAGCATCCGCACATAGTTATTATGGTGATAATTATCTTTATTATGCTGATTGTCGTGGAGAAGATGTGCAGGCACGTATTAATAAAGGAGCAGGCCGCAGGGTTTCTCCTTACTATTTCTTTGATGTTACGGCGGATGATAATTTTAATATAACCCTTGTCTGGAACCAACCCTATAAAGTGATCCATCAGGCTAACAGTCTGATAGAAAAGTTGGATGCGGGGAATGCGGGGAATGCCAAGCCGGAAGAAGTGGCACGGATTAAATCGGAGGCACTGGCAATGAGAGGACTGGCTTTATTTGATCTGACCCGTTTATTTGGTATGCCTTATACTTTGGATAATGGGGCTTCTTTGGGAGTTCCTATTGAGATTCAGACCACCTTGGAGGATCATGCTCCGGAACGTAACACAGTGGCACAATGTTACGAACAAGTGCTAAAGGACTTGAACGATGCGTTGGGAGGACTGACAAAAGAAAAACATGATGCCTATATGAATTATTGGAGTGTGAAAGCTTTACTTTCCCGGGTGTATCTGTATATGAATGACAATGAAAATGCATTGAAATGTGCAGAAGAAGTAATCAATGACAATGGGGGAATTTACCGGCTTTTTACTCATGATGAATATCCTTCTGTATGGGGAAAAGACTTCAACTCAGAGTCTTTGTTTGAATTCTATTTTACGATGTCTGAACCTTCAGGCGGTTCGGGAGGAGAAGGGGCGCCGATGGTGTATGCCGATAATGTGAAAGATTGGAATAACCTGATTCTGACAAAGGCTTATTTGGATTTGCTGAATGAAGACCCTGAAGATGTGCGCCATGTATTTCCTCATTTGCCGGAAAATGCAGTTGCAGATACATTGCCTGTAGCTGCCAAAGGTCAACCGAAATATCTGATTAAATATCCGGGGAAATCGGGCAGTGTGACCGATGCTGTTTCTACAGTCAATCCACAGGATAATGATCTTTGTATTCTCCGTTTATCCGAGGTCTATTTGAATGCTGCGGAAGCTGCTTTTAAAATCGGCAATACGGAAAAAGCATTGACATATCTGAATGCGATAGTTACCCGTGCCAATCCAGCGAAATCCGTAACATCTGCTGATCTCAGCTTGGAGCGCATTTTGAAAGAAAGACGTAAAGAACTGGTAGGTGAAGGTCATGCTTTCTTTGATTATATGCGTAATGGCAAGTCAGTGGACCGTTCAGGAGGCTGGCATCTGACTATGCCTGAAGATGCTCGTGTCATTACTCCTTCAGACCCTAGGGTGGCACTTCCTATTCCACAAACTGAAATTGATGCTAATCCGAATATAGTTCAAAATCCTAGATAA
- a CDS encoding SusC/RagA family TonB-linked outer membrane protein: MNKSRYVFFILACLFGLYVQAQNRTVKGRVLSAEDKEPLIGATVKIPGTSIGVVTDIDGNFSLEVPNKDKTLVIEFLGMSTLTAKIPANGVLNVSLRPDTQRLDEVVVTGYGNFSKSSFTGSANTLRGDLLKNVPVVSVEQKLQGMTPGVSISGNSGQPGANQSIRIRGMGSFNASKEPLFVIDGVPVTSGSLSGGSADAAYMNNSKTNIMSTLNPSDIENITVIKDAAAASLYGSRAANGVILITTKKGTKGRAKATLKIDGGFSNAAVEFRPTLNGEQRRELIYEGLMNFQQDEIAKNPEAGLASPTEYADLHINDYASIPELGYTDWRKELMRTAHHQSYEASVSGGNDKTTFYSSLGFNRQEGLVENSNLDRYTARLNVTQKVGSRGEVGANVMFSQLNQEMNEERGSSINPFLCVALNTTPSFPVRDAEGNYVGSYPSSNVNPLRDIRTDYNRTRMTRMFSTGYASIDIIKGLKLKETLSYDYNIQKDSRYWNPLSGAGAKSGSDAQTAKGFIEYSKLISSTSLGYNTTIAQLHHVDALIAYEIENYQTDKAMGDKSKLPSDYLVEPDNAASLNSFVSSTQDSRMISYVSRINYDYDDRYYIAGSFRRDGSSRLSPENRWGNFWSVSGMWNVGAEKFMQSIKSVLSDLKIRASYGVNGNQPGALYGYMGLYSYGQNYMGGGGSYESALPNPNLKWEKNYNLNLGLDLAFINRIFVSLEYYNRDTKDLLYNRPISSTTGFQNYLGNLGQLNNRGWELELRTINFAGSNFNWTSVLNMTHNKNKIVSLDGKLEQSIEGSWFIHKVGLPYSTFYVKEYAGVDPQTGKALYYMNTQDANGNYDKTVTTDASAAQAIPYKSVDPKISGGFTNIVNYKWFDLALTLTYSLGGYSFDKTGTYNETDGAKEQNYNLPIYELDRWQKPGDVTDVPRFVLGQAAGPQNSSRYVHSTDHLRVKNLTLGFTLPDQWLTKLGVSKARLYFSGSNLLTWAKWDQYDPEVPVSGEVFCETPPMRTYSFGIEVSF; this comes from the coding sequence ATGAATAAATCTAGGTATGTTTTTTTCATTTTGGCTTGTTTATTCGGTTTGTACGTGCAAGCTCAGAATAGAACAGTGAAAGGACGTGTTCTCTCAGCAGAGGATAAAGAACCATTAATTGGAGCTACTGTCAAAATACCCGGTACATCTATCGGTGTGGTGACAGATATAGATGGCAATTTCTCTCTGGAAGTTCCCAACAAAGACAAAACATTAGTGATTGAGTTTTTAGGTATGAGTACACTAACGGCGAAGATACCTGCCAATGGGGTACTGAATGTATCTTTACGTCCGGATACACAACGATTGGACGAGGTTGTGGTGACAGGCTATGGTAATTTTTCCAAATCCTCATTTACCGGTTCGGCAAATACATTACGGGGGGACTTGTTGAAGAACGTTCCGGTTGTATCGGTAGAACAGAAGTTGCAGGGTATGACTCCGGGTGTGTCCATTTCGGGAAATTCCGGTCAGCCGGGTGCTAATCAAAGTATACGTATTCGCGGTATGGGGTCATTCAATGCATCGAAAGAACCTTTGTTTGTCATTGACGGAGTACCGGTGACTTCCGGAAGCTTGAGTGGTGGCTCGGCAGATGCCGCTTACATGAATAATTCTAAAACGAATATAATGAGTACGCTGAACCCTTCGGATATTGAAAATATAACAGTCATAAAGGATGCGGCGGCGGCTTCTTTATATGGTTCACGTGCGGCAAACGGTGTGATTCTGATAACCACTAAAAAAGGTACAAAGGGACGTGCTAAGGCTACATTAAAAATTGATGGTGGCTTTTCTAATGCTGCTGTGGAATTCCGTCCAACGTTGAATGGGGAGCAGCGTAGAGAGCTAATTTATGAAGGTTTGATGAACTTTCAGCAAGATGAGATAGCCAAGAATCCGGAGGCGGGATTGGCGTCGCCCACAGAGTATGCTGATTTACATATCAATGATTATGCCTCCATTCCGGAACTGGGATATACTGACTGGAGAAAGGAATTAATGCGTACGGCACATCATCAAAGTTATGAAGCGTCCGTATCGGGAGGTAATGACAAGACTACGTTCTATTCTTCATTGGGTTTTAACCGTCAGGAGGGTTTGGTGGAAAATTCTAATCTAGATAGATATACAGCGCGTTTGAATGTAACCCAGAAGGTAGGTTCCCGTGGGGAAGTGGGTGCCAATGTGATGTTCTCTCAATTGAATCAGGAAATGAATGAGGAGCGTGGATCATCTATTAATCCTTTCCTTTGTGTGGCTTTGAACACCACTCCGTCTTTTCCGGTACGTGACGCTGAAGGGAATTATGTAGGGTCATATCCCAGTAGCAATGTGAATCCGTTGCGTGATATCCGTACAGATTATAACCGTACCCGCATGACACGTATGTTTTCTACAGGCTATGCTTCGATAGATATTATCAAAGGGTTGAAATTAAAAGAAACGCTTAGCTATGATTATAATATTCAGAAAGATTCCCGTTATTGGAATCCGTTGAGTGGAGCCGGAGCTAAAAGTGGTAGTGATGCACAGACGGCAAAGGGATTTATAGAATATAGTAAATTGATTTCTTCCACTTCATTGGGATACAATACGACTATAGCACAGTTGCACCATGTGGACGCATTGATAGCTTATGAAATTGAAAATTATCAGACTGACAAAGCAATGGGGGATAAATCCAAACTTCCTTCAGATTATTTGGTGGAACCGGATAATGCAGCATCATTGAACAGCTTTGTGTCTTCTACTCAGGATTCAAGAATGATTTCTTATGTATCCCGTATCAACTATGATTATGATGACCGTTACTATATTGCTGGTAGCTTTCGTCGTGACGGCAGTTCACGCCTGTCACCCGAGAACCGTTGGGGAAATTTTTGGTCTGTATCCGGTATGTGGAATGTAGGTGCGGAAAAATTTATGCAATCTATAAAGAGTGTGCTGAGTGATTTAAAGATACGTGCCTCGTATGGTGTGAATGGTAATCAACCGGGTGCTCTTTACGGATATATGGGACTTTATTCCTACGGGCAGAATTATATGGGAGGTGGTGGATCTTATGAATCGGCATTACCGAACCCGAACCTTAAATGGGAAAAGAACTATAACTTGAATTTGGGACTCGACCTGGCATTTATCAATCGTATTTTTGTCAGCTTGGAATATTATAATCGCGATACGAAAGATTTGCTTTACAATCGTCCTATCAGTAGCACTACCGGTTTCCAAAATTATTTGGGGAACTTGGGACAACTGAATAATAGAGGTTGGGAACTGGAACTGCGTACCATAAACTTTGCCGGTAGCAACTTTAATTGGACTTCTGTTTTGAATATGACCCACAATAAAAATAAGATTGTATCATTGGATGGTAAATTGGAACAGTCTATCGAGGGAAGCTGGTTTATCCATAAAGTGGGGTTGCCGTATTCTACCTTCTATGTGAAAGAATATGCGGGGGTTGATCCTCAAACAGGAAAAGCTTTGTACTATATGAATACACAGGATGCAAATGGCAATTATGACAAAACAGTTACTACTGACGCTTCTGCAGCACAGGCAATTCCTTATAAGTCTGTGGATCCGAAAATTTCAGGAGGTTTTACCAATATCGTGAATTACAAATGGTTTGATTTAGCATTGACATTGACTTATTCTTTAGGAGGATATTCTTTTGACAAAACCGGAACTTATAATGAAACCGACGGTGCAAAAGAGCAGAACTATAACTTGCCCATTTATGAATTGGATCGTTGGCAAAAGCCGGGTGATGTGACAGATGTACCCCGATTTGTACTTGGCCAAGCAGCAGGACCGCAGAATTCATCCCGTTATGTACATAGCACGGATCATTTACGTGTAAAGAACTTGACTTTGGGCTTTACATTGCCAGATCAGTGGTTGACCAAACTGGGTGTCAGTAAAGCAAGATTGTATTTCTCAGGCAGTAACTTGTTGACGTGGGCAAAGTGGGACCAGTATGATCCGGAAGTGCCTGTTTCCGGTGAAGTATTTTGTGAAACACCTCCTATGCGTACTTACAGTTTTGGAATAGAAGTCTCTTTTTAA
- a CDS encoding SusC/RagA family TonB-linked outer membrane protein, with the protein MRNKDTHTRITDKCRCLFVVAYSAMSITGLSSVLAVENHALSSPVSDRVESVQQKKHVSGNVQDANGMPLIGASVIIKGTNTGMITDIEGNFALDAKQGDIIVISYIGMKSAEVKVPANGQIRVMLKEDSQLMDEVVVTGYGDFKKATYTGSASVLNTDKLESLPVVSVAQMMEANIPGLSSVASSSQPGSKATVRVRGIASMNASTEPLYVLDGVPVASRDMSGLSANASAGGLGLIETLNPADIESITVLKDAASASLYGAKGSNGVILITTKKGKEGKMRVSMQATYGITDIAYNYRPIMGGEERRELIYEGFVNYRLNQGDSEAEAKAYADGQIDNYAARPVNGYADWEDALLKKGHQQDYSLSVSGGNEKSNFIGTLGYTNQTGISINSGMERFTGRIDANSKWNKFEYGMNATFSWTRNKHTPEGQYYASALYSSKYQLTPSIPIYNEDGSYHTGFQNNGGINPLYENSVDSNYARLARTMASAKAAYHILDGLKLSTIFTVDYSLNKDFFFYSPDGKDGEATQGSGQMMMIERMSYTSQTNLAYNKTFGKHNINAVLAYEVMKYDYEDMYGEKQVYGQTLNPSLDNGAKPADLTNTRQEDAMVSYVGSLNYGYNDKYYAGFSFRRDGSSRLAPDTRWGNFWAVSASWRLSQENFMKPWENVVSDMKLRASYGVNGNLPTGYYGYHGTYTTGAFYNGKPAPWEDAIANPDLTWEKNYALNLGVDLSLFRRVNLTFDWYTRTTKDLLMSKQLNSISGFGSILTNVGEMKNTGFEIEVRSSNIQTKDFSWTTSLNLSHNKNKIVKLADLPEFIDGNYIRKEGCSYATIYLREYAGVDPNDGRPMYYDNKEDENGNRSRNIVYDPNDADRVELKDIYPKLTGGLMNTFNYKFIDLSFNLSFHLGGYSYDGAMYALQDDGYTAQYNKSTELRRRWKQPGDITDVPRYVYGQEYGGWWNSSRGIHSTDHLRLKSLIVGVSAPQSWLRTIGINSARIYFSGTNLLTWAAYDQYDPELNGIVSYFTPPLKTFAFGLELKF; encoded by the coding sequence ATGAGGAATAAAGACACACACACTCGAATTACAGACAAATGCAGATGTTTGTTTGTAGTTGCCTATTCGGCAATGTCTATTACAGGATTGAGCTCCGTGCTCGCAGTGGAAAACCATGCACTATCTTCTCCGGTTTCAGATCGTGTGGAAAGCGTACAGCAGAAAAAACATGTTTCAGGTAATGTGCAGGATGCTAACGGAATGCCTTTAATCGGGGCGTCCGTAATTATCAAGGGAACCAATACCGGTATGATTACCGATATTGAAGGTAATTTCGCTCTTGATGCTAAACAGGGTGATATTATCGTAATCAGTTACATCGGTATGAAATCGGCGGAGGTGAAAGTGCCTGCTAACGGGCAAATAAGAGTGATGCTGAAGGAGGATTCTCAGTTGATGGATGAAGTGGTAGTGACTGGTTATGGTGATTTTAAGAAGGCTACTTATACGGGGTCTGCTTCTGTTTTGAATACGGATAAATTGGAGTCATTGCCTGTTGTGTCTGTAGCACAGATGATGGAGGCTAATATTCCGGGGTTAAGTTCAGTAGCCAGTTCTTCCCAGCCGGGTTCTAAAGCTACAGTGCGGGTGCGTGGAATTGCTTCTATGAATGCTTCTACAGAACCTCTTTATGTATTGGACGGTGTGCCGGTAGCGTCTAGGGATATGAGTGGTCTAAGTGCCAATGCCAGCGCGGGAGGACTTGGTTTGATCGAGACATTAAATCCTGCGGATATTGAAAGTATAACCGTATTGAAAGATGCCGCTTCTGCTTCATTATATGGAGCAAAAGGATCTAACGGTGTAATCCTTATTACTACTAAAAAAGGTAAGGAAGGTAAAATGAGAGTGAGTATGCAGGCTACTTACGGTATTACGGATATTGCTTACAATTATCGTCCGATAATGGGTGGTGAAGAGCGTAGGGAATTGATTTATGAGGGATTTGTTAATTATCGTTTGAATCAGGGGGACTCGGAAGCCGAGGCAAAGGCTTATGCGGATGGACAAATTGACAATTATGCGGCACGCCCGGTCAACGGATATGCTGATTGGGAAGATGCTTTATTGAAAAAAGGACATCAGCAAGACTATAGTTTGTCTGTAAGCGGAGGTAATGAAAAGTCGAATTTTATTGGTACGTTAGGATATACCAATCAGACAGGTATAAGCATAAATTCAGGAATGGAACGTTTTACCGGTCGTATTGATGCAAACAGTAAATGGAATAAATTTGAGTATGGAATGAATGCTACCTTTTCATGGACTCGTAATAAACATACGCCGGAGGGACAGTATTATGCCAGTGCGCTTTATTCTTCAAAATATCAATTGACCCCTTCTATACCTATTTATAATGAGGATGGCAGCTATCATACGGGTTTCCAGAATAATGGAGGCATTAACCCGCTGTATGAGAATTCTGTAGATTCAAATTATGCACGTCTGGCACGTACAATGGCATCTGCCAAGGCTGCCTATCATATCTTGGATGGGTTGAAGTTATCTACTATCTTTACAGTAGACTATTCTTTAAATAAAGACTTTTTCTTTTACTCGCCTGACGGTAAAGATGGGGAAGCTACACAGGGATCCGGACAGATGATGATGATTGAGAGAATGAGTTATACTTCACAAACGAATCTGGCATATAATAAAACGTTTGGTAAACATAACATTAATGCGGTCTTAGCGTATGAGGTTATGAAGTACGATTATGAGGATATGTATGGTGAGAAACAGGTTTACGGGCAAACACTTAATCCGTCGTTGGATAATGGTGCCAAACCTGCTGATCTTACTAATACAAGGCAGGAAGATGCTATGGTGTCGTATGTGGGAAGCTTGAATTATGGATATAATGATAAATATTATGCAGGTTTCAGTTTCCGTCGTGATGGCTCTTCCCGATTGGCACCTGATACCCGTTGGGGAAACTTTTGGGCTGTTTCCGCTTCATGGAGACTCTCTCAGGAAAACTTCATGAAACCGTGGGAGAATGTTGTGTCGGATATGAAATTAAGAGCATCGTATGGTGTGAACGGTAATCTGCCGACCGGTTATTATGGTTATCATGGAACTTATACTACCGGAGCATTTTATAATGGGAAACCTGCTCCGTGGGAAGATGCTATTGCTAATCCTGATTTGACTTGGGAAAAGAACTATGCATTGAATCTGGGGGTTGATTTAAGTCTGTTCAGACGGGTTAATTTGACTTTCGATTGGTATACCAGAACGACTAAGGATTTATTGATGAGTAAGCAATTGAATTCTATTAGTGGTTTTGGCAGTATTCTTACGAATGTGGGTGAAATGAAAAATACCGGTTTTGAAATAGAAGTACGCTCAAGTAATATTCAAACCAAAGATTTTAGTTGGACAACTTCTTTAAACTTGTCACATAATAAAAATAAGATTGTAAAACTGGCGGATCTTCCGGAATTTATAGATGGAAATTATATCAGAAAGGAAGGCTGTTCGTATGCGACAATTTATTTGAGAGAATATGCCGGAGTGGATCCTAATGACGGACGCCCGATGTATTATGACAATAAAGAAGACGAAAATGGCAATAGAAGCAGGAATATTGTGTATGATCCCAATGATGCCGACCGTGTGGAGTTGAAAGATATATATCCTAAATTAACCGGTGGATTGATGAATACGTTTAATTATAAGTTTATTGATTTATCTTTTAATTTGTCGTTTCATTTAGGTGGATATTCTTACGATGGTGCCATGTATGCTTTGCAAGATGACGGCTATACGGCACAATACAATAAGAGTACAGAGTTACGCCGCCGTTGGAAACAGCCGGGAGATATAACAGATGTTCCCCGATATGTGTATGGACAAGAGTATGGTGGCTGGTGGAACTCATCACGTGGTATTCATAGTACAGATCATTTGCGCTTGAAAAGTTTGATTGTTGGCGTTTCTGCTCCTCAGTCTTGGTTAAGAACCATAGGTATTAATTCTGCCCGTATTTATTTTTCGGGTACCAACTTGTTGACATGGGCTGCATACGATCAATATGATCCGGAGTTGAATGGAATTGTAAGTTATTTTACTCCTCCTCTTAAAACATTCGCATTTGGACTTGAACTTAAATTCTAA
- a CDS encoding aspartate:alanine exchanger family transporter: MLIDLLHSSYFSLFLIVALGFMLGRIKIKGLSLDVSAVIFIALLFGHFGVIIPKELGNFGLVLFIFTIGIQAGPGFFDSFRSKGKTLILITMLIICSACLTAVGLKYAFDIDTPSVVGLIAGALTSTPGLAVAIDSTNSPLASIAYGIAYPFGVIGVILFVKLLPKIMRVDLDKEARRLELERRSGFPELTTCIFRVTNQAVFGRTLAQINARAMTGAVISRVKHEDSILMPKANTMLLEGDYVQAVGSEEALNQFAVLVGEREEGELPLDQTQEIESLLLTKKDMINKQLGDLNLQRNFGCTVTRIRRSGIDLSPSPDLALKFGDKLMVVGEREGLRGVARLLGNNAKQLSDTDFFPIAMGIVLGVLFGKINISFSDSVSFSPGLTGGVLMVALLLSAVGKTGPILWSMSGPANQLLRQLGLLLFLAEVGTSAGKNLVATFQESGLLLFGVGAAITVVPMLVAVVVGRLVFKISLLDLLGTITGGMTSTPGLAAADSMVDSNIPSVAYATVYPIAMVFLILFIQVIASAVY; the protein is encoded by the coding sequence ATGTTAATTGATTTACTGCATTCTTCTTATTTCTCGCTCTTTCTTATTGTAGCGTTGGGCTTTATGCTAGGGAGGATTAAGATAAAGGGCTTGTCGCTGGATGTGTCGGCCGTTATCTTCATTGCCTTGCTTTTCGGACATTTCGGTGTGATCATTCCTAAAGAATTGGGGAACTTCGGTTTGGTGCTCTTTATCTTTACCATCGGTATTCAGGCCGGTCCCGGATTTTTTGATTCTTTCAGGAGTAAAGGAAAGACACTGATTCTTATTACTATGCTTATTATTTGCTCTGCCTGTCTGACGGCGGTAGGACTGAAGTATGCTTTCGACATTGATACGCCCAGTGTGGTGGGATTGATAGCAGGGGCATTGACCAGTACGCCTGGTCTGGCGGTAGCTATAGACAGTACAAATTCACCGTTGGCTTCCATTGCATACGGTATTGCTTACCCGTTTGGAGTGATAGGGGTGATTTTGTTTGTGAAGCTGTTACCCAAGATTATGCGGGTGGATCTGGATAAAGAAGCGCGCAGGTTGGAACTGGAACGGCGCAGCGGTTTTCCGGAACTGACAACTTGCATTTTCAGAGTGACCAATCAAGCGGTATTCGGACGTACTTTGGCGCAAATAAATGCGCGTGCCATGACGGGAGCCGTTATTTCGCGGGTAAAGCATGAGGATTCTATATTGATGCCTAAAGCGAATACCATGTTGCTGGAAGGGGACTATGTGCAGGCGGTGGGAAGTGAGGAAGCGCTGAATCAGTTTGCCGTATTGGTTGGAGAACGGGAGGAAGGCGAATTGCCTCTGGACCAGACACAGGAGATTGAATCTTTATTGCTGACAAAGAAAGATATGATAAACAAGCAATTGGGAGATCTGAATTTACAACGTAACTTTGGTTGTACGGTAACCCGTATCCGTCGAAGTGGCATAGACTTGTCACCTTCTCCGGATTTGGCCTTGAAATTCGGTGATAAGTTGATGGTGGTCGGTGAACGGGAAGGACTCAGAGGCGTTGCTCGTTTGTTGGGGAATAATGCCAAACAGTTGTCTGATACTGATTTCTTCCCGATAGCTATGGGGATTGTATTAGGTGTATTGTTCGGTAAAATAAATATTTCATTTTCAGACAGCGTTTCATTTTCACCCGGATTGACCGGAGGAGTATTGATGGTGGCATTGTTGCTGAGTGCCGTGGGAAAGACAGGACCCATATTGTGGTCTATGTCCGGTCCTGCCAATCAGTTGTTACGTCAGTTGGGCTTATTGCTGTTTTTGGCTGAGGTCGGTACTTCTGCCGGTAAGAATCTGGTGGCTACTTTTCAGGAGAGCGGATTGTTATTGTTCGGAGTGGGGGCGGCCATTACTGTTGTGCCTATGCTGGTTGCTGTTGTGGTTGGCAGGTTGGTCTTTAAAATCAGTTTGTTGGATTTGCTGGGCACCATCACTGGTGGTATGACCAGTACGCCCGGTCTTGCGGCAGCCGATTCCATGGTAGATAGTAATATTCCGAGTGTTGCATACGCTACGGTGTATCCGATTGCAATGGTGTTCCTTATTTTGTTTATACAAGTGATCGCTTCGGCAGTTTATTGA
- a CDS encoding RagB/SusD family nutrient uptake outer membrane protein, translated as MKKNIIILGLISLLAVSCGDDFLTTHPGDSVSTDLALSTEQDIDNAVNGLYDLMSSYGYYGGTMFFYGDMKGDDMQSSYNSGRTCNRCYLYDHRSTSLNAGYLWGRPFYIIRNAWNVINAIDDGKVQGSEQRLKELKGEAMTIMALCQFDLTRCFGYPYTKDKGAGWGAPIVDHAITLDENPPRSTVAKDYEFIINTLEEAIPLMSTSKNNSRMNAYAARALLSRIYLYHDDNEKAFQMASNLIEEVEGNGMYRLYTRDEYIPAWDLKNTFGTESLFEIANSTDDNGGRSSLAYLMHWNGYREIFATQKFVDELLSDPDDIRCLLLEKNVYNKNDVWWLKKWPGTDATTPSFENNYVIFRLSEVYLNAAEAGVKIGGASAVKGLNYLNAIVQRANPVKEVTAAEYTLDRVLEERSKELIGEGHRFFDMLRNGKTIVRKGGYHLPGIVEEIDWDYYKCVLPIPTDQFTFSPDMEQNPGYTKN; from the coding sequence ATGAAAAAAAATATAATTATATTAGGCTTGATTTCTTTATTGGCCGTATCGTGCGGGGATGATTTTTTAACCACTCATCCTGGTGATAGCGTTTCTACGGATTTGGCACTGAGTACAGAGCAGGATATAGATAATGCTGTGAATGGATTGTATGATTTGATGTCCAGCTATGGCTATTATGGCGGAACCATGTTTTTTTATGGGGATATGAAAGGGGATGATATGCAGAGTTCTTATAATAGCGGGAGAACTTGTAACCGGTGTTATTTATATGATCATCGCTCTACAAGCTTAAATGCCGGATATTTATGGGGACGTCCTTTTTATATTATCCGTAATGCATGGAATGTGATCAATGCGATTGATGATGGAAAAGTGCAAGGTTCAGAGCAAAGATTAAAGGAATTAAAAGGTGAGGCGATGACTATCATGGCACTTTGCCAGTTTGACTTGACCCGTTGTTTCGGTTATCCTTATACTAAGGATAAAGGGGCCGGTTGGGGAGCTCCAATTGTAGATCATGCAATTACATTAGATGAAAATCCGCCACGCAGCACTGTAGCAAAGGATTATGAGTTCATAATCAATACATTGGAGGAGGCTATACCTTTAATGAGTACTTCTAAAAATAACAGCCGGATGAATGCGTATGCTGCAAGAGCATTGTTGTCTCGTATTTATCTGTATCATGATGATAACGAGAAGGCGTTTCAAATGGCAAGCAACTTGATTGAAGAAGTGGAAGGAAATGGAATGTACCGTCTTTATACACGTGATGAATATATTCCGGCATGGGATCTGAAAAATACGTTTGGTACGGAATCATTATTTGAAATTGCTAATAGTACAGATGATAATGGAGGACGAAGTTCATTGGCATATCTAATGCATTGGAATGGGTATCGTGAGATTTTTGCTACTCAGAAATTTGTGGATGAGTTATTGAGTGATCCGGATGATATTCGCTGTCTGTTGCTGGAAAAGAATGTTTATAATAAAAATGATGTATGGTGGTTGAAAAAATGGCCGGGAACAGATGCTACGACTCCATCTTTTGAAAATAATTATGTTATTTTCCGTTTGTCTGAAGTCTATTTGAATGCGGCGGAAGCCGGAGTGAAAATAGGTGGGGCATCTGCCGTAAAGGGTTTGAATTATCTGAATGCAATTGTGCAGCGTGCTAATCCTGTAAAAGAAGTAACGGCGGCTGAATATACATTGGATAGGGTGTTGGAAGAAAGAAGTAAAGAATTGATAGGTGAGGGGCATCGTTTCTTTGATATGTTGAGAAATGGAAAGACCATTGTTCGTAAGGGAGGATATCATTTACCGGGTATCGTGGAGGAAATAGACTGGGATTATTATAAATGTGTTTTACCGATTCCAACAGACCAGTTTACATTTAGTCCTGATATGGAGCAGAATCCGGGATATACTAAAAATTAA